The Streptomyces sp. NBC_00576 genome contains the following window.
CGAGGCATCCTGCAAGGCGCTGCGACTGCCCACGATCCGGGGCCAGTTCGCCGACATCGCCGAAGACGCGGCCAAGGGCCAGATGACCTACCGCGGGTTCCTCGCGGAACTGCTGCTGGCCGAGTGCGACGACCGGGCCCGCCGACGTTCTGAGCGCCGGATCAAGGCCGCCTCTTTTCCCCGGGAAAAGTCTCTGCGGCAATTTGATTTCGACGCCAACCCGAACATCGACCCGGCCGTCATCCACACCCTCGCATCCTGCGAATGGGTGAAAAAGGGCCTGCCGCTCTGCCTCATAGGAGACTCCGGCACCGGGAAGTCCCATCTGCTGATCGCGCTCGGAACCGAGGCCGCGATGGCCGGCTAACGGGTGAAGTACGTCCTGGCCACCAAGCTGGTCAACGAGCTGGTCGAGGCCGCCGACGAGAAGGTCCTGACCAAGACGATCGCCCGCTACGGACGCGTCGATCTCCTCGCGATCGACGAACTCGGATACATGGAACTCGACAAGCGGGGCGCCGAGTTGCTGTTCCAAGTTCTCACCGAACGGGAGGAAAAGAACAGCGTCGCCATCGCCTCCAATGAAAGTTTTGGAGGGTGGACAAAAACGTTTACCGACCCCCGGCTCTGCGCAGCCATTGTCGACCGTCTCACCTTCGGCGGGAACATCATTGAGACCGGCACCGACTCCTTCCGCCTTGCCCAGACCCGAGCCAGGGCCGAGCAGCACTCCGACTGACGATCACAACGGGCTCTCTTCGACAGGAGCCTGTCCTGTCAGGCCCAAAGGAAATCATTCGCTGCCCGAGGCTGGCGCTTCTAGCCTGCATCGGGTGATGAAAGCTGATGACGTGTTGTTCGTCCTGGCCTTGTTGCGGCGGGCGAAGGTGGATGTCTGGGTCGGTGGAGGATGGGGGATCGATGCTCTGCTCGGTGAGCAGACCCGGGACCATCGCGACCTGGACTTGATGCACCGGCAAGACCAGGAAGCCGCTGCGTTGGCGGCCCTCTCGGCGGAAGGTTTCGTGGAGAGCCTGGACTGGAGGCCCATCCGATTCGTCGTGACGGCCCCGGACGGGCGAGAGATTGACCTTCATCCGCTGGTCTTCTCCGACGACGGCTCAGCGGTGCAGGCGTCACCCGATCCGCAGCGTCCTTTCGTCTATCCCTCAGCATGCTTCGTGACGGGGACCGTCCAGGGGACGCCCGTCCCGTGCTTGTCCGCCGAGCAGCAGGTCTACTTCCACCAGGGATACGAACCATCGGAACGCGATCGGCACGACATGGCGCAGCTCCGCCGCACCTTCGGGATCGCCACGCACTTTTGACCCAAGTTGTGGGCCGAGGCTCTTTCGAAGACCGATCAAGGAAGGAGGCCCGAGCAACCCGAGGCGGTGTCAAAACTCGGCTCTGGCAGCGATCACGGGGAGCCGTCACGGCGAGTGATGTTGCCGTTCGATTCGGAGGCGTCGCAGGGCTGTCGGCCGGGAGCCTGCCGGTACTCGGGGTATCCCGGTGCGGGTGTGCGGTCGGCTCGGCTGCTGGATGTGGCCGCCGGGCCCGCGCCGCGGGTTGTTCAGCCCAGCGTGGCCATCAGAGCGGTGGCATACGCATCCAGTCGTTTCTCCACAGCCCGCGTCGTCAGCTCCGTCTTCCCTCAGCGATGTCACGGTGCTGGCTGCTCTCGCTGTCCAACTCGACGGCGAGGCGCCAGATGTCAGCGCCTGACAAAGCAGCAACGTAGTCCAGCCATGCATTGCCTCTGCCGGTGCCGGCAGACCTAGGGGCCTTGGGGGCGGTTTCGCGTCGCGTCCGCTCCTCCGCCTCGAATTCCGCAAACTTCAGCAACATTTCGACCGCGAGTGGCGCAATGTCGGGTCGGCGCAGGAGGTTGCTGGCATACGGCACGAGCTCGGGCCTCATGGTGAGAAACCGCTCGACGGCAATCCGACGTTCTTCGGGGATCTCCGGGAACTGATCACAGACGGGTCGGTCGGAAGCCGGCTCTGGACGATCGACGCTCATTTCGTGCTCCTCACCAACCTTGCCCGATCCGGCACATCGATCTTGTCATTGTCCACACCGCTGGCCATCGCCACCAGAGCCGTCATGCTGCCGCTGGCCCCCAACCACCGCCACATTGCGCTCCGCCACCACGAAGGTCCCAATTCAGGACGGCCCACGGGGCCAAAAACAAGACACCTGATCTTCACCAATCACCCCAGCACTGGGGGAGGTTGGAGATTCTGGCAGTGGTCGCGGGGAGTCGTCACGGTCGGTTACTGAAGCAGGATCAGCTTTCGGAGTAGTTCGAATTCGGCACGCCCGTATAGCTGCCTTTTGATTTTTTTGATGCGATTGACGGCACCTTCCGTGCCGCCGGAGCTCCAGGACAGGGTGAGGCCGGCGGTGACGGCGTCGAAGTCGCTGTTCATGCTGCGGGCGTAGCCGGTCAGTCCGGGCAGGTCGTCCCGGACGACGGCGTCGATCCAGTCGGGGAGCAGGGTTCCGAGGTGACAGGTGAGGATCTCGCCGAAGTCGCGGATGTGCTGGTGAGCGGCCTCCAGTTCGGGGCATCGGGCCAGGATCGACTTGAGGTGCTGATGTTCTTCTTCACTGAGCGTGGTGGGGTGGCGGGTGAGCCAGCCGGTGACCCTCCGGACGCTGGGTGGTGCGGGCGCCGGGGTGCCGGCCTTGGGCCGGAAGGCCGCGAGGTAGTCGCGGACGGAGGCGTATCCGTCGGGGTAGCCCTGTTCGGTGATCTCGCGGTGCAGGGCGATGGCGTTCGTGCACCCTTGTGACCATCGGCGTTGCAAGTAGGGCTTGTAGGGATCGAGCTTGCTCGGCCGCAGTGGCATCCCGACGATCATGTCCTGCCAGCGTGCGGCGTGCGCGTACCTCAACACCGTTTTCCGGCCCCACCCAAGATGCCGGGCGATCGCGCGGAGGCTGTGTCCCTGCGCGATCAGCTCGTGGACCTGGGCGTGAGCGGCCCGCTTGCGTTCCGCGCGCGGTCCGGTGGGATCCGCCGCCACCGCAGGCTCGGTGCCGTCCGCCGGTATCGGGGCCGGTTCTTGCAGGCAGGAGCGGTGGGCGCCGACGGTCTTCTCCACGGCCCGGCCGAGGCCCTGCCAGAGGTGGAAGCGGTCGGCGACCTGGACCGCTTCCGGGGCGCCGAGCCGGGAGCCCTCCGCGTAAGCCCCAGCCCTGTCCCGGCAGATGACCTCCACGCCCGGGTGCGCGGTGAGCCAGTCGGCCAGCGGTCCTGCCTCGCGGCCCGGGAGCACGTCGATGACTTGGTGCGTCTCACCATCGGTAATCACCGTCGCGTACCGGACACCGCGGCGGGTGGCGAAATCATCGACACCGAGGACCCGCGGGGTGTCGTGGAGCGGGTCAGGCATCGCCCGGACGCGGTTCAGCAGCCCCATTCGCCCCGCGGTCAGCCCCAGGGCAGTAGCCATCCTGGACCCGGCGCGGCCCGCCAAGGCGAGCGCGACTCGGTCCAGGAGCTCGCCGAGCCGGTCAGTGCACCGCGCGTACGGGCTGGTCAGCCCCGATATCTGCTCAGCGAATGTGCGCTGGGAGCAAGCCGGATCGACGCACACGAAGCGTCGCACGGACAGTAGGATCCGTACGGCGTGCCCGGCCAGCGGAAGATCCTGCAGCTGTCGCTCATAGCGGTCGTGCACCCGTGCCGACGCCCGGCCGCAGGACGGACACACGCCTTCACCACTCCGGCCGGCCAGCCGCACCATCAGTCCACTCACCCCGTGCACTGCGGCGGTGATCAGCACCTCGACGCCCTCGAACAGCACGTCCTGCCAGGAGATCTCGTCGTGGTCCATGTCCTGGGCATCGCCCCGGACGGTACGAAACAGCTCGCACTCACCACACCTGATGGAGCGCCACATATGGCGATTCGGGCTGAGGCGCGCCCCGGCGTGCAGTCCGGAATCGAACAGCCCCTTCACCGACCGTGACGGCTCCCCGTGATCGCTGCCAGAGCCCAAAACTCACCGACATTATCGAACCCACGGAGCAGGAACCGCTGTCAGAACTCATCGACGCACGCTGTTCCAAGTCATCGACAAAGCCATCCAGCACCGCCGTCCGACCGCCTCCCGGATCTCCTCCACCGAGCCGACGTCGCGTACATCGGGCCAGGCCCGCGGATCCATCCGCGCGACCTCCACGAGCGCCATCACCTCCCGTCGGGCCGGGTCGTCCGGCAACTGCGCCATGACCTCCACCGCGAGTTCCTCCACCACCACGCCGTACCGCATCCCGCAC
Protein-coding sequences here:
- a CDS encoding nucleotidyltransferase domain-containing protein, with product MKADDVLFVLALLRRAKVDVWVGGGWGIDALLGEQTRDHRDLDLMHRQDQEAAALAALSAEGFVESLDWRPIRFVVTAPDGREIDLHPLVFSDDGSAVQASPDPQRPFVYPSACFVTGTVQGTPVPCLSAEQQVYFHQGYEPSERDRHDMAQLRRTFGIATHF
- a CDS encoding ISL3 family transposase, with the protein product MDHDEISWQDVLFEGVEVLITAAVHGVSGLMVRLAGRSGEGVCPSCGRASARVHDRYERQLQDLPLAGHAVRILLSVRRFVCVDPACSQRTFAEQISGLTSPYARCTDRLGELLDRVALALAGRAGSRMATALGLTAGRMGLLNRVRAMPDPLHDTPRVLGVDDFATRRGVRYATVITDGETHQVIDVLPGREAGPLADWLTAHPGVEVICRDRAGAYAEGSRLGAPEAVQVADRFHLWQGLGRAVEKTVGAHRSCLQEPAPIPADGTEPAVAADPTGPRAERKRAAHAQVHELIAQGHSLRAIARHLGWGRKTVLRYAHAARWQDMIVGMPLRPSKLDPYKPYLQRRWSQGCTNAIALHREITEQGYPDGYASVRDYLAAFRPKAGTPAPAPPSVRRVTGWLTRHPTTLSEEEHQHLKSILARCPELEAAHQHIRDFGEILTCHLGTLLPDWIDAVVRDDLPGLTGYARSMNSDFDAVTAGLTLSWSSGGTEGAVNRIKKIKRQLYGRAEFELLRKLILLQ